The Methanomethylovorans hollandica DSM 15978 genome includes a region encoding these proteins:
- a CDS encoding AIR synthase-related protein — MDIEGYAKRGLRANDPELEDKLTARILEIKKTTPQYARRLAQATIVEARNTLNVKGDILEPTISGVTMGEFGVGSRGTGDFYTHEKIAEVIGKTDAVVDSAQLDDSGAVLGNGTDKYIIVTIDGIHSRLSDFPFLAGFHVARASLRDVYVMGARPIALLSDIHVADDGDIAKIFDHIAGITAVSELTGIPLITGSTLRIGGDMVIGERMTGGVGAVGTTSDLTARNQTRVGDVILMTEGAGGGTVSTTALYYNMHHVVQETMNIKFLEACEALIISGLLPYIHAMTDVTNGGIRGDAKEISKTAGVKLVFMEENMRALVNPVVLDMLETLKIDYLGVSLDALLIIAPQEYAGEIMRVIKEAGVAIDIIGRVEKGSGAEVIINGEIRDFTPRFRESAYTPIKKMIGEEEPRDFFEMKHAIDLAAANAIEKKRRIVETIKKGSA, encoded by the coding sequence ATGGATATAGAAGGATATGCAAAACGTGGCCTACGTGCCAATGACCCTGAACTTGAGGATAAGCTCACAGCCAGGATCCTGGAAATAAAGAAGACTACGCCCCAGTACGCCCGCAGGCTTGCCCAGGCAACCATCGTGGAGGCCAGGAATACATTAAATGTGAAAGGTGATATCCTTGAACCTACCATATCTGGAGTTACCATGGGTGAGTTCGGTGTAGGTTCCAGAGGTACTGGCGACTTTTATACACATGAGAAGATAGCAGAGGTCATAGGCAAGACAGATGCCGTAGTTGATAGTGCGCAGCTTGATGATTCTGGTGCGGTACTGGGTAATGGCACCGATAAATATATCATAGTCACCATAGACGGCATACACTCAAGGCTCAGTGATTTTCCTTTCCTTGCCGGTTTCCATGTGGCAAGGGCCTCTCTCAGGGACGTGTATGTAATGGGTGCCAGACCCATAGCTCTGCTCTCAGATATCCATGTAGCGGATGATGGTGATATAGCAAAGATATTCGATCACATAGCAGGCATCACCGCAGTATCCGAACTTACGGGCATCCCCCTTATCACAGGCAGTACACTGCGCATAGGAGGAGATATGGTCATCGGAGAACGCATGACAGGCGGTGTGGGTGCAGTGGGAACGACATCCGACCTGACAGCCCGCAACCAGACGCGAGTAGGGGATGTGATCCTCATGACTGAAGGTGCTGGCGGAGGCACTGTTTCCACTACAGCCCTGTACTACAACATGCACCATGTAGTGCAGGAGACTATGAACATAAAGTTCCTGGAAGCATGTGAAGCCCTCATTATTTCCGGCCTGCTGCCATATATCCATGCCATGACCGATGTCACGAACGGCGGCATCCGTGGAGATGCGAAAGAAATATCAAAGACCGCAGGCGTGAAATTGGTCTTCATGGAAGAGAATATGAGAGCACTGGTCAATCCTGTAGTGCTTGATATGCTCGAAACTCTCAAGATCGATTACCTGGGAGTATCTCTTGATGCCCTGCTCATCATAGCCCCGCAGGAGTATGCCGGAGAGATCATGCGCGTGATAAAAGAAGCGGGTGTTGCCATAGACATCATAGGCCGAGTGGAGAAAGGGTCCGGTGCAGAAGTAATAATTAACGGTGAAATAAGGGACTTCACACCCCGGTTCAGGGAATCTGCATACACGCCTATCAAGAAAATGATAGGAGAAGAAGAGCCCCGGGATTTCTTTGAAATGAAACATGCGATCGATCTGGCAGCAGCGAATGCCATTGAGAAAAAGCGCAGAATAGTGGAAACGATAAAGAAGGGATCTGCTTGA
- the hisH gene encoding imidazole glycerol phosphate synthase subunit HisH — MKNIVIIDYGLGNLRSVYKGLEHAGASVSISSDPGTMLAADGVILPGVGAFMDAMKNIEGLKGAIKEYVGSGKPMLGICLGEQILMDRSEEGKLTDGLGLIKGNVVRFPHSELKVPHMGWNSIQITQEHPLFEGIPDGSYVYFVHSYFVDTTQKNILAACGYGRTFAAAVINDTGNVIGTQFHPEKSGNVGLKMLHNFVRMC, encoded by the coding sequence ATGAAAAATATAGTGATCATAGATTATGGACTGGGTAACCTGCGCAGTGTGTACAAAGGACTTGAACACGCAGGTGCCTCTGTTTCCATCTCCAGTGACCCTGGAACAATGCTTGCAGCAGATGGGGTCATCCTGCCCGGCGTGGGAGCCTTCATGGATGCCATGAAGAACATCGAAGGTCTCAAGGGAGCCATTAAGGAATATGTGGGCTCCGGCAAGCCTATGCTGGGCATTTGTCTGGGTGAGCAGATACTTATGGACCGGTCCGAAGAGGGAAAACTGACTGACGGCCTGGGACTTATAAAGGGCAATGTTGTCAGGTTCCCTCACTCCGAGCTCAAGGTACCCCATATGGGATGGAACTCCATACAGATCACACAGGAACATCCTCTGTTCGAAGGTATTCCCGACGGGTCCTACGTTTATTTCGTACATTCTTACTTTGTGGATACCACACAGAAGAACATACTTGCAGCATGCGGATACGGAAGAACGTTTGCAGCCGCAGTGATCAATGATACCGGGAACGTCATAGGTACACAGTTCCACCCTGAAAAAAGCGGAAATGTCGGCCTGAAGATGCTGCACAACTTTGTAAGGATGTGTTGA
- a CDS encoding carboxypeptidase-like regulatory domain-containing protein, producing MKHRFLFRDEGAALGLPIRMVVLTIVGLAGMTVMLAALAGVQTTPGALYVMSNTTSFTMNDSTGDSPYIQLTVVDSEDETVPGASVVVWGPDHRTAKAGTTDVFGQFVFRLENMSLPTGKSEGYIAVKVMQEGYLDLDEQYLIKVRSI from the coding sequence ATGAAGCACAGATTTTTATTCAGGGACGAGGGGGCTGCGCTGGGCCTCCCCATCAGAATGGTGGTGTTGACCATCGTGGGTCTGGCAGGCATGACCGTGATGCTGGCTGCCCTCGCAGGCGTACAGACCACACCTGGTGCGCTGTATGTGATGTCCAACACCACTTCTTTTACCATGAATGACAGTACCGGCGATTCTCCGTACATCCAGTTAACTGTGGTAGATTCAGAGGATGAAACAGTGCCAGGGGCAAGTGTGGTGGTCTGGGGACCTGATCACAGGACAGCTAAGGCAGGCACCACCGATGTCTTTGGTCAATTTGTTTTCCGGCTGGAGAATATGTCCCTGCCCACGGGAAAAAGTGAGGGTTATATTGCTGTCAAAGTGATGCAGGAAGGGTATCTGGACCTGGACGAACAGTATCTCATCAAGGTCAGGTCCATCTGA
- a CDS encoding UDP-glucose dehydrogenase family protein, whose amino-acid sequence MRISVIGTGYVGSVTAACFAELGHEVICVDVDEKKVSMINAGKAPIWEEGLDELLTKHAEKRIIATSDYDYAVQRSDVSFICVGTPSDEKGNIDLSIVESAAVSLGEAMAKKDHYHVVVVKSTVVPETTEKFVLPVLESYCGKKAGKDFGVAMNPEFLREGKAVYDFMHPDKIVVGAIDERTFFMVSELYRGLDCEVTHTQPTTAEMIKYANNALLATKISFANEMGNICKMLGIDTYAVMEEVGKDYRIAPDFLNCGAGFGGSCFPKDVRAIIGKAEELGYTPRLLRSVIDVNEEQPMGMIKLLREKAGELQGKRITVLGLAFKNGTDDIRESRSIPVIAELLREEAQVSAYDPMATEHMKKVFPGITYCDSAAEALRDADACLLMTEWNQFRRLDKEFAAMKRPLVIDGRHLIDPEELSVKIEYEGLCW is encoded by the coding sequence ATGAGAATTTCAGTTATTGGTACCGGTTATGTTGGCTCGGTCACTGCAGCGTGTTTTGCGGAACTGGGTCATGAAGTTATCTGTGTGGACGTGGATGAGAAGAAGGTGAGCATGATCAATGCCGGCAAAGCCCCTATCTGGGAGGAAGGGCTGGACGAGCTGTTGACAAAGCATGCCGAGAAACGCATCATAGCCACATCGGACTATGATTATGCGGTGCAGAGGTCGGACGTGTCCTTCATCTGCGTGGGCACGCCTTCCGACGAGAAGGGCAACATCGACCTGTCCATAGTGGAATCCGCAGCTGTGAGCCTGGGAGAGGCCATGGCGAAGAAGGACCATTACCATGTGGTCGTTGTGAAAAGCACCGTAGTGCCGGAAACTACGGAGAAGTTCGTCCTGCCTGTGCTTGAGAGCTATTGCGGGAAGAAGGCTGGCAAGGATTTCGGTGTTGCCATGAACCCCGAGTTCCTCAGGGAAGGCAAGGCAGTGTACGATTTCATGCACCCGGATAAGATCGTGGTGGGAGCCATCGATGAAAGGACGTTCTTCATGGTGTCCGAGCTGTACCGCGGGCTTGACTGCGAAGTCACCCACACCCAGCCCACCACCGCAGAGATGATCAAATACGCCAACAACGCCCTGCTGGCCACCAAGATCTCCTTTGCCAACGAGATGGGCAACATCTGCAAGATGCTTGGCATAGACACGTATGCCGTCATGGAGGAAGTGGGTAAGGACTACAGGATAGCACCTGATTTCCTCAACTGCGGAGCAGGCTTCGGAGGCTCCTGCTTCCCCAAGGATGTGCGGGCTATCATAGGCAAGGCGGAAGAACTCGGCTATACGCCCAGGCTGCTGCGCTCAGTTATCGATGTCAATGAAGAGCAGCCCATGGGCATGATCAAACTGCTTCGGGAAAAGGCCGGAGAGCTGCAGGGCAAGCGCATCACAGTGCTTGGCCTGGCCTTCAAGAACGGCACCGACGACATCCGGGAATCCCGCTCCATACCTGTCATTGCAGAACTGCTGCGTGAGGAAGCCCAGGTGAGCGCATACGACCCCATGGCAACAGAGCACATGAAGAAGGTATTCCCCGGCATCACCTACTGCGACAGCGCGGCTGAAGCCCTCCGGGATGCCGATGCCTGCCTGCTCATGACGGAGTGGAACCAGTTCCGCAGGCTGGACAAGGAATTCGCCGCTATGAAAAGGCCGCTGGTCATTGACGGCAGACACCTCATTGATCCAGAGGAACTGTCTGTGAAGATCGAGTACGAAGGGCTCTGCTGGTGA
- a CDS encoding OBG GTPase family GTP-binding protein: protein MSIQEEIAQVEEELKNTVYNKATSHHIGKLKAKLARLRDEVVKRAASKSSGEGYSVKKSGDATVTLVGFPSVGKSTLLNKLTDANSEVGAYEFTTLDVIPGAMEYKNATIQILDVPGLVKGAASGRGRGKEVIAVVRNTNLVLFMLDVFQLQHYDILKEELYQAGIRLDQRAPDVVIKRQDRGGVIVSSTKELEMDEDLIKDILNEYKIHNAHVLIRDNINIDQLIDAVMGNRVYIPSIIAVNKVDLADPMSLEAAKRKFPDAAFISADRDVDLHIVQDNIYDALDFIRIYLKPQGGPADLEEPMIVQNGTTVGDVCDKLHRDFRRKFRYSQIWGRSAKHPGQRAGLDHVLKDEDLVTLIINM from the coding sequence ATGAGTATACAAGAGGAGATCGCGCAGGTCGAGGAAGAGTTAAAGAACACCGTCTATAACAAGGCCACATCTCATCACATAGGCAAGCTGAAGGCCAAGCTTGCCCGTCTGCGGGACGAGGTGGTAAAGAGAGCTGCAAGCAAGTCCTCAGGTGAAGGTTATTCCGTAAAGAAATCGGGTGATGCCACCGTTACTCTGGTGGGCTTCCCATCGGTGGGTAAGTCCACGCTGCTCAACAAGCTCACTGATGCCAATTCAGAGGTGGGGGCCTATGAGTTCACCACACTGGATGTCATTCCGGGTGCCATGGAATATAAGAACGCCACCATCCAGATCCTGGACGTGCCCGGACTGGTCAAGGGTGCAGCAAGCGGCAGAGGCAGGGGCAAAGAGGTCATAGCGGTGGTCAGGAACACCAATCTGGTTCTGTTCATGCTGGATGTGTTCCAGCTGCAGCACTATGATATCCTTAAAGAGGAATTATATCAGGCTGGCATAAGGCTCGACCAGAGAGCTCCGGATGTAGTTATCAAGAGGCAGGACAGGGGAGGAGTCATCGTCAGCTCTACAAAGGAGCTGGAGATGGATGAGGACCTTATCAAGGACATACTAAATGAGTACAAGATCCATAATGCCCACGTGCTCATCAGGGATAACATAAACATTGACCAGCTCATAGATGCCGTGATGGGCAACAGGGTGTACATCCCGTCCATCATCGCAGTGAACAAGGTCGACCTGGCCGATCCCATGTCCCTGGAAGCAGCAAAAAGGAAATTCCCGGATGCAGCGTTCATCTCCGCCGACCGGGATGTGGACCTCCACATTGTGCAAGACAACATCTATGATGCTCTGGATTTCATCAGGATCTATCTTAAACCGCAGGGAGGACCTGCGGACCTCGAAGAGCCTATGATAGTGCAGAACGGAACCACCGTGGGCGATGTCTGTGACAAGCTGCACAGGGATTTCCGCAGGAAGTTCAGGTATTCCCAGATATGGGGCAGGTCTGCCAAGCACCCCGGCCAGAGGGCAGGTCTTGACCACGTGCTCAAGGATGAAGACCTAGTAACACTTATCATCAATATGTGA
- a CDS encoding DUF3006 domain-containing protein, whose translation MIIKATLDRIEDQIAVLLIRPEETTEVSILLSLLPEGSKEGDILNIYITKDMQETEQAKERVSSLLEKLKNKN comes from the coding sequence ATGATAATCAAAGCCACGCTGGACAGGATAGAAGACCAGATCGCTGTATTGCTTATCAGGCCAGAAGAAACTACTGAGGTGAGTATTCTTCTTTCTTTATTGCCGGAAGGAAGTAAGGAGGGAGATATTTTGAACATATATATTACAAAGGACATGCAGGAAACAGAACAGGCCAAAGAAAGAGTTTCCTCTTTGCTTGAAAAGCTCAAGAACAAAAACTGA
- a CDS encoding MBL fold metallo-hydrolase, translating to MNKILKWILIIIAVFVFLGILGQMAYQQNKPAAQQQEIADNNAQQTYEPVKETIENDPVNEATSEIQYSIPEQTPSASSQRENLTVHFIDVGQGDSIFIEYAGKTMLVDAGENQMGYTVSAFLKERKISSLDYVVATHPHADHIGGMLTILNNYPVGQFIDSGYPHTSKTYENMLMAIDTKNIPFHVAERGETIDLAPGTEILVLNPKKEQSEELNENSVVIKITHGDVSFLLMGDAGLEAEENIVGAGYNVDADILKVGHHASTSGSGHEFISSVSPEISIIEVGADNDYGHPHTEILQRLQSVSTVYRTDHHGTISITTDGSTYTVTTEKIAGGKNSITSTVTTTDTTTRSASKGAVVSPVETSTIDEGIKIISLSLKEEFVKIRDPVFSSVDLMGWQIKDEDDKHTSTSSSFELESNGISGDPLWNNDVDTASLYYNEGSLADSLRG from the coding sequence ATGAACAAAATATTAAAATGGATACTGATAATTATTGCTGTGTTTGTGTTTCTTGGGATCTTGGGACAAATGGCTTATCAACAAAACAAGCCTGCTGCTCAACAGCAAGAGATTGCAGACAATAATGCACAACAAACTTATGAGCCTGTGAAAGAAACAATCGAGAATGATCCTGTAAACGAAGCAACATCTGAAATACAATATTCCATACCTGAACAAACACCATCTGCATCTTCTCAAAGAGAGAACCTGACTGTTCACTTTATAGATGTTGGCCAGGGAGACTCTATTTTCATCGAATATGCTGGAAAGACCATGCTGGTAGATGCCGGTGAAAATCAAATGGGTTACACAGTCTCAGCATTCCTCAAGGAACGAAAGATTTCCTCCTTGGACTATGTGGTTGCAACCCATCCACACGCAGATCATATCGGAGGAATGCTCACAATACTTAATAATTATCCTGTAGGTCAGTTCATAGACTCGGGATACCCACACACTTCAAAGACATATGAAAACATGTTGATGGCAATTGATACAAAGAACATTCCTTTCCATGTGGCAGAAAGAGGGGAAACCATCGATCTTGCTCCTGGAACGGAGATCCTGGTACTTAATCCTAAAAAAGAACAATCTGAAGAGCTCAACGAGAACTCGGTGGTTATTAAGATCACACATGGAGATGTATCTTTTCTGCTTATGGGAGATGCCGGCCTCGAAGCTGAGGAAAACATTGTGGGTGCAGGCTATAATGTGGACGCAGATATCCTCAAAGTAGGTCATCATGCGAGTACTTCCGGTTCAGGACATGAATTCATTTCATCTGTTAGTCCAGAGATAAGCATCATAGAAGTAGGCGCAGATAATGATTATGGACACCCACACACTGAGATATTGCAGCGGCTTCAGAGCGTATCCACAGTTTACAGAACAGATCATCATGGTACAATAAGCATTACAACAGACGGTTCTACATACACTGTGACCACAGAAAAGATAGCTGGTGGCAAAAACAGCATCACAAGTACAGTAACCACTACAGATACAACAACTAGATCTGCCTCAAAAGGTGCAGTGGTCTCGCCTGTTGAAACAAGCACCATAGATGAGGGAATAAAAATCATTAGTCTGAGCCTTAAAGAAGAGTTTGTAAAGATAAGGGATCCGGTTTTTTCTTCTGTGGATCTCATGGGTTGGCAGATCAAAGACGAGGATGACAAGCACACATCTACTTCCTCCTCGTTCGAACTGGAATCAAATGGAATAAGTGGAGATCCTTTATGGAACAATGATGTTGATACTGCTTCCCTCTATTATAATGAAGGAAGCCTTGCAGACTCACTGAGGGGATGA